From Sparus aurata chromosome 9, fSpaAur1.1, whole genome shotgun sequence, a single genomic window includes:
- the fgf14 gene encoding fibroblast growth factor 14 isoform X3: MPEEKKYPQLKGIVTRLYCRQGYYLQMNPDGSLDGTKDDSSNSSLFNLIPVGLRVVAIQSVKTGLYIAMNGEGHLYTSELFTAECKFKESVFENYYVIYSSMLYRQQESGRAWFLGLNKEGQAMKGNRVKKTKPAAHFLPKPLEVAMYREPSLHDVGETVPKAAVPPSKSTSEPAVMNGGKPVSKPDKPAT; the protein is encoded by the exons ATCCCCAGCTCAAGGGTATAGTGACCAGGTTATATTGCAGGCAGGGATACTACTTGCAAATGAACCCCGATGGCTCTCTTGATGGGACCAAGGATGACAGCAGTAATTCCT CTTTGTTCAACCTTATTCCTGTGGGCCTCAGAGTTGTCGCCATTCAGTCCGTGAAGACAGGGTTATACATCGCCATGAACGGGGAGGGCCATCTGTACACATCA GAACTCTTTACAGCGGAGTGCAAGTTCAAAGAGTCGGTGTTTGAGAACTACTATGTGATCTACTCGTCCATGTTGTACAGACAACAGGAGTCGGGGAGAGCTTGGTTCCTAGGGCTCAATAAAGAGGGCCAAGCCATGAAGGGGAAccgagtgaaaaaaacaaaaccagctgCTCACTTCCTGCCCAAGCCATTAGAAG TCGCCATGTACAGAGAGCCATCGTTGCATGATGTTGGAGAGACGGTGCCCAAGGCGGCGGTACCTCCCAGTAAAAGCACAAGTGAGCCGGCAGTAATGAACGGAGGCAAACCCGTCAGCAAGCCCGACAAGCCCGCCACATAG
- the fgf14 gene encoding fibroblast growth factor 14 isoform X4, which yields MNPDGSLDGTKDDSSNSSLFNLIPVGLRVVAIQSVKTGLYIAMNGEGHLYTSELFTAECKFKESVFENYYVIYSSMLYRQQESGRAWFLGLNKEGQAMKGNRVKKTKPAAHFLPKPLEVAMYREPSLHDVGETVPKAAVPPSKSTSEPAVMNGGKPVSKPDKPAT from the exons ATGAACCCCGATGGCTCTCTTGATGGGACCAAGGATGACAGCAGTAATTCCT CTTTGTTCAACCTTATTCCTGTGGGCCTCAGAGTTGTCGCCATTCAGTCCGTGAAGACAGGGTTATACATCGCCATGAACGGGGAGGGCCATCTGTACACATCA GAACTCTTTACAGCGGAGTGCAAGTTCAAAGAGTCGGTGTTTGAGAACTACTATGTGATCTACTCGTCCATGTTGTACAGACAACAGGAGTCGGGGAGAGCTTGGTTCCTAGGGCTCAATAAAGAGGGCCAAGCCATGAAGGGGAAccgagtgaaaaaaacaaaaccagctgCTCACTTCCTGCCCAAGCCATTAGAAG TCGCCATGTACAGAGAGCCATCGTTGCATGATGTTGGAGAGACGGTGCCCAAGGCGGCGGTACCTCCCAGTAAAAGCACAAGTGAGCCGGCAGTAATGAACGGAGGCAAACCCGTCAGCAAGCCCGACAAGCCCGCCACATAG